A window of the Synechococcus sp. M16.1 genome harbors these coding sequences:
- a CDS encoding conjugal transfer protein TrbI, translating to MASVTPCACPRCTCEVQSSQAVVRDGQSFCSEACATSHPNHEPCHGSGSCGCTCAD from the coding sequence ATGGCTTCCGTTACGCCCTGTGCCTGTCCGCGTTGCACCTGTGAGGTGCAATCGTCCCAAGCCGTTGTTCGCGATGGCCAGAGTTTTTGTTCAGAGGCCTGTGCCACTAGTCACCCCAATCACGAGCCCTGCCATGGCAGTGGCTCCTGCGGCTGCACCTGCGCGGACTGA